One region of Polaribacter pectinis genomic DNA includes:
- a CDS encoding carboxymuconolactone decarboxylase family protein, with amino-acid sequence MALVTPLSSEHDLETKELAEFFNETLGFCPNSVLTMQRRPAISKAFINLNKAVMANEGRVTSALKRMIAWVSSNATGCRYCQAHAIRAAERYGAEQEQLDNIWEYKTHKAFSDAERAALDFSLAASMVPNAVDASIKEELYKYWNEGEIVEMLGVISLFGYLNRWNDSMGTTLEEDAIESGNKYLGKHGFNVGKHQ; translated from the coding sequence ATGGCATTAGTAACACCACTATCATCAGAACACGATTTAGAAACAAAAGAACTAGCAGAATTTTTTAATGAAACTTTGGGTTTTTGCCCAAATTCAGTTTTAACAATGCAGCGCAGACCTGCAATATCTAAAGCATTTATTAATTTAAATAAAGCTGTAATGGCAAATGAAGGTAGAGTTACATCTGCCCTAAAAAGAATGATTGCTTGGGTTTCTAGTAATGCAACAGGTTGTAGATATTGCCAAGCACATGCAATTAGAGCTGCTGAACGTTATGGTGCAGAACAAGAACAATTAGATAATATTTGGGAATATAAAACGCACAAGGCTTTTTCTGATGCTGAAAGAGCCGCATTAGATTTTTCTTTGGCTGCTTCTATGGTGCCAAATGCTGTAGATGCTTCTATAAAAGAAGAACTATATAAATATTGGAACGAAGGTGAAATTGTAGAAATGTTAGGAGTAATTTCTCTTTTTGGATATTTAAATCGTTGGAACGATTCTATGGGAACAACCCTTGAAGAAGACGCTATAGAAAGCGGAAATAAATATCTAGGGAAACATGGTTTTAATGTAGGAAAACATCAATAA